One stretch of Columba livia isolate bColLiv1 breed racing homer chromosome 29, bColLiv1.pat.W.v2, whole genome shotgun sequence DNA includes these proteins:
- the TMT1A gene encoding thiol S-methyltransferase TMT1A: protein MPAASVLCLRACLALLAMPIYLLAFLGIWEPFCKKVFFPFFLEKLCAIHERKAKKHKQELFRNLPDFTSPSGELKLLEIGTGYGVNFQFYPPGCRVTCTDINPNFQQGLSKSMSKNQHLRYERFLEAAGEDLHVVPSGSVDAVVCTLVLCSVRDVSAVLREVLRVLRPGGAFYFLEHVAADHSSWKYFWQQIYHPTWKLLFAGCCLTREIWRDLEEAAFSELSVRHVRVALPWTPIEPHIMGFAIK from the exons GCGCCTGCCTGGCGCTGCTGGCCATGCCCATCTACCTGCTGGCCTTCCTGGGCATATGGGAGCCTTTCTGCAAgaaggtattttttcctttcttcttagaGAAGCTTTGTGCAATTCACGAGCGGAAAGCCAAGAAGCACAAGCAGGAGCTTTTCCGTAACCTCCCCGACTTTACGAGCCCCTCGGGAGAGCTGAAGCTGCTGGAGATCGGGACCGGCTATGGCGTCAACTTCCAGTTCTACCCGCCGGGCTGCAGAGTCACGTGCACCGACATCAACCCCAACTTCCAGCAAGGCCTTTCGAAGAGCATGAGCAAGAACCAGCACCTCCGCTACGAGCGGTTCCTGGAGGCCGCTGGGGAAGACCTGCACGTGGTGCCCAGCGGCTCCGTGGACGCCGTGGTCTGCACCCTGGTCCTCTGCTCCGTGCGCGACGTGAGCGCCGTGCTCAGGGAGGTGCTGCGAGTGCTGCGGCCC GGAGGCGCCTTCTATTTCTTAGAGCACGTGGCCGCCGACCACTCCAGCTGGAAGTATTTTTGGCAGCAGATCTACCACCCGACTTGGAAGCTCCTCTTCGCCGGGTGTTGCCTGACGAGGGAGATCTGGAGGGACCTGGAAGAGGCCGCGTTCTCGGAGCTCAGCGTCCGGCACGTCCGCGTCGCGCTGCCCTGGACGCCCATCGAGCCGCACATCATGGGCTTCGCCATCAAGTAA
- the TMPRSS12 gene encoding transmembrane protease serine 12 isoform X2 produces MWWGRFTAARLLRLLVLASVVPRVEALGPEPEECGERPLLDGPSGSRVVGGQDARAGAWPWSVSLQLRPPGAPHTHVCGGVLITDRAVLTAGHCVTGRRDPYYWRAVLGMNNLWRYSKHAVKRRIRSITVHPEFKRETFENDIAVFELSYAVRFSDYIQPICFPPAHLYPHIANETLCFISGWGRTEEKGQTSSVLKEAQVEIIPSSVCNSSDAYGGLVNSNMLCAGSRTGGIDTCQGDSGGPLACYHPATNKHYLVGIASFGVGCGRPKFPGIYVRLSQYRTWINMELLMINKAANPASATLTILLTLIRVLSEAAGLVGDPEGRCSLCWVNTQSVRLAAAQLTETRQGKRNLQKKVVSTNYLE; encoded by the exons ATGTGGTGGGGCCGCTTCACGGCCGCCCGGCTGCTCCGGCTGCTGGTCCTGGCGAGCGTCGTGCCCCGGGTGGAGGCCCTGGGGCCCGAGCCTGAGG AGTGCGGGGAGCGGCCGCTGCTGGACGGGCCGTCGGGCTCGCGGGTGGTGGGCGGGCAGGACGCGCGGGCGGGCGCCTGGCCCTGGTCCGTCAGCCTGCAGCTGCGCCCGCCCGGCGCCCCGCACACGCACGTCTGCGGAGGGGTGCTGATCACCGACAGGGCCGTGCTGACCGCCGGACACTGCGTCACGGGCAGGAG GGACCCATATTACTGGCGAGCTGTTCTGGGCATGAACAACCTTTGGAGATACAGCAAACACGCGGTAAAGAGAAGAATCCGAAGCATCACTGTGCATCCGGAATTCAAGAGAGAAACGTTTGAAAACGACATCGCGGTGTTTGAGCTCAGTTACGCCGTCCGCTTCAGCGACTACATCCAGCCCATCTGCTTCCCGCCCGCCCACCTGTACCCCCACATCGCCAACGAAACGCTGTGTTTCATCAGCGGCTGGGGACGGACGGAAGAGAAAG GTCAAACCTCGTCTGTGTTAAAAGAAGCACAAGTGGAAATCATCCCTTCCAGCGTGTGTAACAGCTCGGACGCCTACGGGGGGCTGGTGAACAGCAACATGCTCTGTGCCGGCTCCCGCACCGGAGGCATCGACACCTGCCAG GGAGACAGCGGTGGGCCCCTGGCGTGCTACCACCCCGCCACCAACAAGCACTACCTGGTCGGCATCGCGAGTTTTGGGGTTGGCTGCGGCCGACCAAAGTTTCCTGGGATCTACGTCCGTCTGTCTCAATACAGAACATGGATTAATATGGAACTTCTGATGATCAACAAGGCTGCAAATCCGGCGAGCGCTACACTCACCATCCTCCTGACTCTGATACGTGTG CTCTCAGAAGCTGCAGGACTGGTTGGTGATCCAGAAGGCAGATGCTCCCTCTGCTGGGTGAACACACAGAGTGTTCGGTTGGCAGCGGCCCAGCTCACTGAAACCCGACAAGGAAAACGAAACCTGCAGAAAAAGGTCGTCTCCACTAATTATCTTGAGTGA
- the TMPRSS12 gene encoding transmembrane protease serine 12 isoform X1: MWWGRFTAARLLRLLVLASVVPRVEALGPEPEGTGAECGERPLLDGPSGSRVVGGQDARAGAWPWSVSLQLRPPGAPHTHVCGGVLITDRAVLTAGHCVTGRRDPYYWRAVLGMNNLWRYSKHAVKRRIRSITVHPEFKRETFENDIAVFELSYAVRFSDYIQPICFPPAHLYPHIANETLCFISGWGRTEEKGQTSSVLKEAQVEIIPSSVCNSSDAYGGLVNSNMLCAGSRTGGIDTCQGDSGGPLACYHPATNKHYLVGIASFGVGCGRPKFPGIYVRLSQYRTWINMELLMINKAANPASATLTILLTLIRVLSEAAGLVGDPEGRCSLCWVNTQSVRLAAAQLTETRQGKRNLQKKVVSTNYLE; this comes from the exons ATGTGGTGGGGCCGCTTCACGGCCGCCCGGCTGCTCCGGCTGCTGGTCCTGGCGAGCGTCGTGCCCCGGGTGGAGGCCCTGGGGCCCGAGCCTGAGGGTACCGGGGCCG AGTGCGGGGAGCGGCCGCTGCTGGACGGGCCGTCGGGCTCGCGGGTGGTGGGCGGGCAGGACGCGCGGGCGGGCGCCTGGCCCTGGTCCGTCAGCCTGCAGCTGCGCCCGCCCGGCGCCCCGCACACGCACGTCTGCGGAGGGGTGCTGATCACCGACAGGGCCGTGCTGACCGCCGGACACTGCGTCACGGGCAGGAG GGACCCATATTACTGGCGAGCTGTTCTGGGCATGAACAACCTTTGGAGATACAGCAAACACGCGGTAAAGAGAAGAATCCGAAGCATCACTGTGCATCCGGAATTCAAGAGAGAAACGTTTGAAAACGACATCGCGGTGTTTGAGCTCAGTTACGCCGTCCGCTTCAGCGACTACATCCAGCCCATCTGCTTCCCGCCCGCCCACCTGTACCCCCACATCGCCAACGAAACGCTGTGTTTCATCAGCGGCTGGGGACGGACGGAAGAGAAAG GTCAAACCTCGTCTGTGTTAAAAGAAGCACAAGTGGAAATCATCCCTTCCAGCGTGTGTAACAGCTCGGACGCCTACGGGGGGCTGGTGAACAGCAACATGCTCTGTGCCGGCTCCCGCACCGGAGGCATCGACACCTGCCAG GGAGACAGCGGTGGGCCCCTGGCGTGCTACCACCCCGCCACCAACAAGCACTACCTGGTCGGCATCGCGAGTTTTGGGGTTGGCTGCGGCCGACCAAAGTTTCCTGGGATCTACGTCCGTCTGTCTCAATACAGAACATGGATTAATATGGAACTTCTGATGATCAACAAGGCTGCAAATCCGGCGAGCGCTACACTCACCATCCTCCTGACTCTGATACGTGTG CTCTCAGAAGCTGCAGGACTGGTTGGTGATCCAGAAGGCAGATGCTCCCTCTGCTGGGTGAACACACAGAGTGTTCGGTTGGCAGCGGCCCAGCTCACTGAAACCCGACAAGGAAAACGAAACCTGCAGAAAAAGGTCGTCTCCACTAATTATCTTGAGTGA
- the ATF1 gene encoding cyclic AMP-dependent transcription factor ATF-1: MMEEVSKSSSTGPATPPQTGQGSALQLSHISTQMSLRGPAPLTVVQLPGEQVQVQGVIQTAQSSSVIHSPQVQTVQVSSLSESDDSQDSSDSIGSSQKARGILARRPSYRKILKDLSSEETRNRKGDEESPGVSTVTSMSVPTPIYQTSTGQYIAIAANGLQLASPGTDDVQGLQTLTMTNASGAQPGTTILQYAQTSDGQQILVPSNQVVVQTASGDMQTYQIRTTPTTAALPQTVVMTSPVTLTSQTSKTDDPQLKREIRLMKNREAARECRRKKKEYVKCLENRVAVLENQNKTLIEELKTLKDLYCHKSV; encoded by the exons ATGATGGAAGAGGtgagcaagagcagcagcaccgGCCCCGCGACGCCGCCGCAGACCGGCCAgggctcagccctgcagctctCGCACATCAGCACGCAG ATGTCTCTGAGAGGTCCTGCCCCCCTGACGGTCGTTCAGCTGCCTGGAGAGCAGGTCCAGGTGCAGGGAGTCATCCAAACCGCTCAGTCCTCCTCCGTCATCCACTCCCCCCAGGTGCAGACAGTGCAG gtATCTTCTTTGTCCGAGAGTGACGATTCCCAGGACTCCTCAGACAGCATCGGCTCTTCACAGAAAGCTCGGGGCATCTTAGCTCGTCGTCCGTCTTACCG aaaaattctgaaagatctttcttctgaagaaacaCGCAACAGAAAAGGGGATGAGGAGAGTCCGGGCGTCTCCACCGTTACATCCATGTCCGTTCCCACCCCCATCTACCAGACCAGCACCGGACAGTACA TCGCCATCGCTGCCAATGGTTTGCAGCTGGCCAGCCCGGGCACAGACGACGTGCAGGGGCTGCAGACGCTGACCATGACAAACGCCAGCGGCGCCCAGCCCGGCACGACAATCCTGCAGTACGCACAGACGTCCGACGGGCAGCAGATCCTCGTACCCAGCAACCAGGTGGTGGTGCAGA CTGCCTCGGGAGACATGCAGACGTACCAGATCCGCACCACGCCGACCACCGCGGCCCTGCCGCAGACCGTGGTCATGACGTCGCCCGTCACCCTGACCTCGCAGACAAGTAAGACGGATGATCCACAGCTGAAACGAGAAATAAGGTTGATGAAGAACAG GGAAGCCGCTCGTGAATGTCGtcggaagaagaaagagtacGTGAAATGTCTGGAAAATCGTGTCGCAGTCCTggaaaatcagaacaaaactcTAATTGAGGAGCTAAAAACTTTGAAAGATCTTTACTGTCATAAAAGCGTGTAA